The following proteins come from a genomic window of Gossypium raimondii isolate GPD5lz chromosome 5, ASM2569854v1, whole genome shotgun sequence:
- the LOC105767578 gene encoding probable LRR receptor-like serine/threonine-protein kinase At3g47570 yields MYSMEKSRIKFLLCIVAVITLASMSFKPAMAAMGNETDRLALLALKDELLGGSHGGPLLSWNASLHFCEWQGVGCGQQQQRVISLSLPGLKLGGIISPSIGNLSFLREANLFNNSLKGNIPREFGHLRQLRSLNLSRNNLQGNIPVELNNCSNLQFLNLSDNSFTGKIPFQLGDTMKNLIKLSLARNDFIGTIPSSLGNLSSLDYLQLGNNHLEGNIPISLGRLSNLKILVLSRNNLSGIIPPSFYNLSAMKEIRMSTNKLHGGLEPELGFAFPELEILHLGGNHLSGRIPVAVTNISSLKQFDIHSNGFSGLVPGDMGKFQNLELFSINYNELGNGEEGDLDFLSSLTNCSRLKLLAIHMNKLSGVLPDSMANLSTQLETLYIGGNQISGNIPEGIGNLVKLAQIHVGENLLTGEVPTSIGKLRNVGRFDLSLNRLSGEIPSCIGNLSLLSHLYLNGNSFEGRIPLTLEKCKSMQIMDLSTNKLSGGIPDQLVAGFERLVTLNLSHNSFNGSFPSGVSNSKNLVELYADNNNFSGEIPERFGEISELRILHMQGNYFHGSIPQSLASLRGLESLDLSSNNLSGTVPLELRNLPFLVSLNLSFNLLEGEVPEEGVFKNISQFSIAGNKDLCGGIPEIELPKCLNQAEKGKRNGLSTKSIIVIVISLSLALASVAFISILCWRKRFGKKMIPLTLEPVNLMQVSYRELVQATNGFATSNIIGEGSFGSVYKGFLDQQENPVAIKVLNLQNLGAVKSFAVECKALRNVRHRNLVKLITCCSSIDYQGNDFKAIVLEFMANGSLESWLHHEHDQDHSSHHLNFAQMLDIAIDVANALDYLHHRCQTPIVHRDLKPTNVLLGDDMVAHVGDFGMAKFLFDVASNLDNEQAISSIIKGTIGYLAPEYGMGGSTSPEGDIYSYGILVLEMITRKRPTDDMFDDEMSLHSYCKMSLPEKLEEIFDFRLLEQIKEKSQKIIGDQNIDCNMLDCLVSFTNVGVACSVEVPVERMKIEDVVNELHAIKARLHARNRIDPQQEIKELEV; encoded by the exons ATGTATTCAATGGAGAAATCACGTATCAAATTCCTGCTTTGCATTGTTGCAGTAATCACCTTGGCGTCTATGTCCTTCAAACCTGCAATGGCGGCCATGGGGAACGAAACAGACAGACTAGCATTGCTTGCTTTGAAAGATGAGCTTCTTGGTGGCTCTCACGGTGGTCCGCTACTTTCATGGAATGCTTCACTCCATTTTTGCGAGTGGCAAGGTGTTGGATGCGGTCAGCAGCAGCAAAGGGTCATCAGTTTGAGCCTGCCTGGTCTCAAACTCGGTGGCATCATATCTCCATCAATAGGGAACTTAAGTTTCCTGAGAGAGGCAAACCTTTTCAACAATAGCTTGAAAGGCAATATTCCCAGGGAATTTGGCCATTTGAGACAGCTTCGTTCACTGAATCTAAGTCGCAATAATCTCCAGGGTAACATCCCTGTAGAGCTCAACAATTGCTCCAACCtgcaatttcttaatttaagtGACAACAGTTTTACCGGAAAAATTCCATTTCAATTGGGGGATACTATGAAGAATCTGATTAAACTCTCTCTTGCCCGCAACGATTTTATTGGCACAATCCCATCTTCGTTAGGAAACCTTTCATCTTTGGATTATCTCCAACTTGGGAATAATCATTTGGAAGGTAATATACCCATTTCTCTAGGCAGATTATCAAACTTGAAAATACTTGTTCTTAGTCGAAATAACCTCTCTGGAATTATACCTCCTTCGTTTTACAATCTTTCCGCCATGAAAGAGATTAGGATGAGTACAAATAAGTTACATGGTGGCCTTGAACCTGAACTGGGTTTTGCTTTTCCGGAACTTGAGATACTACATCTCGGAGGCAACCACTTGAGTGGGAGAATTCCAGTAGCAGTGACTAATATCTCTAGCTTGAAACAGTTTGATATCCATTCAAATGGTTTCAGTGGATTAGTCCCTGGAGATATGGGAAAGTTTCAGAATCTTGAACTGTTTTCCATTAATTACAACGAGCTTGGGAATGGGGAAGAAGGAGACTTGGATTTCCTTTCTTCTTTAACCAACTGCAGTCGATTGAAGCTTTTGGCCATCCATATGAATAAGCTTAGTGGGGTATTACCAGATTCAATGGCAAATTTATCAACTCAGCTTGAAACTCTTTATATAGGAGGGAATCAGATTTCAGGAAATATTCCTGAAGGAATTGGCAATCTTGTTAAACTCGCACAGATTCATGTAGGGGAAAACTTGTTAACAGGCGAAGTTCCGACTTCAATTGGAAAGCTTCGAAATGTTGGACGGTTCGACCTCTCTTTGAATCGTTTATCCGGTGAAATCCCATCCTGTATTGGCAATCTGTCTTTATTGTCTCATCTTTATTTAAATGGAAACAGTTTTGAAGGAAGGATTCCGTTGACGCTCGAGAAATGCAAAAGCATGCAGATAATGGATCTTTCAACCAATAAACTCAGTGGTGGCATACCGGATCAACTGGTTGCTGGTTTTGAACGTTTGGTTACATTGAATTTGTCCCACAACTCTTTCAATGGTAGCTTTCCATCAGGTGTTAGTAACTCCAAGAATCTTGTAGAGTTGTATGCTGATAACAACAACTTCTCAGGCGAAATTCCTGAGAGATTTGGTGAGATTTCTGAACTAAGAATCTTGCACATGCAGGGAAACTATTTTCATGGTAGCATTCCTCAATCTCTTGCCTCTCTAAGAGGTCTCGAAAGCTTAGATCTCTCCAGTAACAACTTGTCTGGCACAGTACCTCTTGAGCTTCGAAATCTTCCATTTTTGGTGAGTTTAAACCTTTCTTTCAACCTATTAGAGGGTGAAGTTCCAGAAGAAGGGGTATTCAAAAATATCAGTCAATTCTCTATTGCTGGGAACAAGGATCTTTGTGGGGGAATTCCTGAAATAGAGCTTCCAAAATGCTTGAACCAGGCAGAAAAGGGAAAACGAAATGGTTTATCGACCAAATCCATCATCGTTATCGTTATTAGCCTTTCGCTCGCCTTGGCTTCGGTTGCGTTCATTTCTATCCTTTGTTGGCGAAAACGCTTTGGAAAAAAGATGATCCCTTTGACTTTGGAGCCAGTTAACTTGATGCAAGTTTCTTACAGGGAACTTGTTCAAGCCACGAATGGTTTCGCAACCTCGAACATCATTGGTGAGGGTAGTTTTGGTTCTGTTTATAAAGGGTTTCTTGATCAACAAGAAAACCCTGTTGCAATCAAAGTTTTGAATCTTCAAAACCTTGGGGCTGTAAAGAGTTTTGCAGTTGAATGCAAGGCTTTAAGAAATGTTCGACATCGGAATCTTGTCAAGTTGATAACTTGTTGCTCAAGCATAGATTACCAAGGCAATGATTTCAAGGCTATAGTGCTGGAATTCATGGCAAACGGAAGTTTAGAGAGCTGGCTTCATCATGAGCATGATCAAGATCACTCATCACACCATCTCAACTTTGCTCAAATGTTAGACATTGCTATAGATGTGGCCAATGCATTAGATTACCTTCACCATCGTTGTCAAACACCAATAGTTCATCGGGATCTAAAGCCAACCAATGTTCTACTTGGTGACGACATGGTTGCACACGTTGGTGACTTTGGCATGGCTAAATTCCTTTTTGATGTtgcaagtaatttggataatGAGCAAGCAATTTCCTCAATCATTAAAGGGACAATAGGCTATCTCGCCCCGG AATATGGAATGGGTGGTTCGACGTCCCCTGAAGGCGATATCTATAGCTACGGGATTCTCGTCTTGGAGATGATCACTAGAAAGAGGCCAACAGATGACATGTTTGATGATGAGATGAGCCTCCATAGTTATTGTAAGATGTCATTGCCAGAAAAATTGGAGGAGATTTTCGATTTTCGATTGCTTGAACAAATCAAAGAGAAAAGTCAAAAAATAATAGGAGATCAGAACATAGATTGTAATATGTTGGATTGTTTGGTTTCATTCACTAATGTGGGTGTTGCATGCTCTGTTGAAGTTCCTGTTGAGAGAATGAAGATTGAAGATGTTGTCAATGAATTGCATGCAATTAAGGCAAGACTGCATGCAAGGAATCGAATTGATCCACAGCAAGAGATTAAAGAACTAGAAGTTTAA